AAGCTAGGTTAGCAAGTCAAGCAGGGAAAGGAAAACCTTTAAAGCTGGCAGTTGTAGCTGGAATTGATTTTTACAAATCTACGTCTGAAGAAATTTTTATGGGTGTAGCTGATGCTCAAGATGAATTTAATAAGATTGGAGGAAAAAATGGCAGATTGCTAGAGATAGTTATTGCGAATGATGCTAATCAACCAGAAACATCAAAAAAAGTAGCAGAAAAGTTAGTTAATGAGTCAGATATTTTAGGAATTATTGGACATCATGCAAGTGAGAGTAGTGAGGTAGCAATACCTATTTACAGACGAAAAGGATTAGCAATAGTATCTCCTTCAAGTTCTAGCAGCAAATTGAAGGACGATGTATTTTTTCGAGTTATCCAAACTACAACAGAAGCAGCCAAACTTTATGCAAAGTATATCAAAAATACTTTACATTCAGATAGTATAGCAATTTTTTACGATCAGAAAGGTGTTTATAGTCAAAGTTTGCAAGAAGATTTTATAAAAGCTTTTGATGATTTAGGAGGAAAAGTTGATATTAATGATACTTCTGTTTTTGATCGGGAACAAACAAGTCCACCAGATGTTGATGCAGAAATTGATATAATGATCTCAAACCAAATAAAAACAGTTTTTTTAATACCTGGTGTAAAAACAAATTCAATATTAAGAGCTTTTGCAAGAGCGAGTCAGGAAAAAACAAAAAAACTGAACATAGAAAACCTAAACATAATATTCCCTACGTCTGTTTTTGAACAGCCAACTTTAGATATAGGGGGTGATGCTGTTGAGGGTGCAAGTTTGGCCATACCTTGTGTAAACAAAACATCTTTATATATGAAAGGTGCAATAAAAAGATGGCAACAAAAAAATATTTATTGGCGTACCATGACTGGATATGATGCAACCCAAGCATTTATAGGAGCTATTAATAAATCATCGAATGAACCGACAAGATCAGAAATTCTCAAGAATTTGAAAACTCTGACACTCCCTGTTGAAAAAACCTCTGGCTATGGATTAAATTGGTCAAAGGAAAATGGCTATTTGTATCAATCTAATATTAATAGTTCATATTGTATGTATAAGATTGAAAATGGTCAATTTAAAGAAGTTTTGGTTAAGTAGTCTACCAGAAACTTATCCAATTTATTCCACATTAGCGACAATCATTGATTTTGTTGGGTTTCACTGCGTTCAACCCAACCTACTGATCTGAAAATTGATTTTCTATATCTCTAGATTGATGAAAAATCCTCACAATTTCTAAACTTGCAGAATTTTGAGTATAGAATATAATATATGGCTTAACAGGAAAACTACGAAGTCCTGTTTGTAGTTCGTCTCTTTTTGTTCCCATATTAGGAAATTGAGCTAACATCGGAAATTTATCAAGAATTTGTGCAATTTTTTGGTCTGCTAATATTTCATTTTGTTGAGCGAGATAAATCCAAATATCTTCTAAATCTTTCTCTGCTAGTTTGGAAATCCGAAAGTGATTCATTCAGATATTTCTCCTTGTAGACGTTCCCGACCTCGTGCTTTAATTGAAGTTATGAGAGTAGATAAATTATTTTCATCGTATTCTGTGTATTCACCGTTTTGGAGTTGTTGAATACCTGCGGCTATATCCTGTTTTAAGGATTCAATATTTTGTGTTTTCTGGTGTTCAATTAGTCGAGAGTGTTGAATTTTTTCTACTAAGATTTGATATTCTTCTTGAGAAAGTGAAAGGATAATTTGAGTGAGAGAGTCAAGAAGTCGAGTATTAATTGTAGAAATGAGTTGGTTCATAAGGCAATAATGTTAACAATTAGGTAATTGGTAGAATTATAACACAATCTCGTGGTAATATAATAACTATATCCTGGTATTGAGTCGCGCTTTGGTCGTGGTATTAGATGACTGCTACATTTTAAAAGATAATTTACCTTTATGTCACAACTAACACCAATTCAATTAGAAGACGGAACAATTATTTATATTGAAGCATCAGAAAACGTTGCTGTATCTATTCCCCAACCTCCAAAAAATGAGAACCTAGATTTTCTAATTCCCACCCCTGAACAAGCAGACCGCAGTTTTGGCTTAGAAAAACTAAACGAAAAACTGAATATTAAAGAACAGGGAGACAAACTCCAAAAAACTATTCAATCCTATTCAAAACATATTATTCAATCCTTCAAAGATTTAGCTTTAGCAGAAGTTTCTGAAGTTACCTTAGAATTTGGGGTGAATGTCGGAGGAATGACAGGAATCCCTTATATTGTTACAGGAGAAACAAGCAGTAATATTAAAATTACCGTTAAATGTAAATTTAATCAGAAATAAATTTTGTCAGAATCAGGATATCCACCGATTAAAGGATGTACAGGATGTTATTGTTGAATTAGTCTAGGAATTTTCGGTATTATAGTGTTTAGAGAATGTTGTTTATTTTAGGCATTTACAAAATATTCTTTTTCACTTATCATCATAATCCTTATAATCCTTAATTCTGCCACAATCAAATAATATGCCAATAACAATCCTGCAAATCCTCAAATCTTGGACATCCTGATTCAGACAAAATATTCACTTAATTATGCCACAATCAAATAATATGCCAATAACAATCCTGCAAATCCTCAAATCCTGGACATCCTGATTCAGACAAAATATTCACTTAATTCTGCCACAATCAAATAATATGCCAATAACAATCCTGCAAATCCTCAAATCCTGGAAATCCTGATTCAGACAAAATATTCACTTAATTCTGCCACAATCAAATAATATGCCAATAACAATCCTGCAAATCCTCAAATCCTGGAAATCCTGATTCAGACAAAATATTCACTTAATTCTGCCACAATCAAATAATATGCCAATAACAATCCTGCAAATCCTCAAATCCTGGAAATCCTGATTCAGACAAAATATTCACTTAATTCTGCCACAATCAAATAATATGCCAATAACAATCCTGCAAATCCTCAAATCCTGGAAATCCTGATTCAGACAAAATATTCACTTAATTCTGCCACAATCAAATAATATGCCAATAACAATCCTGCAAATCCTCAAATCCTGGAAATCCTGATTCAGACAAAATATTCACTTAATTCTGTCACAATCAAACAATACAGCAATTCTCGCTCTAATGAAATACAATGGAGGGCGCAGTCCCTGCGCCCCTACGTGCCACAATCAAACAATATCCAAATAACAATCCTGCAAATCCTCAAATCCTGGACATCCTGATTCAGACAAAATATTCACTTAATTCTGCCACAATCAAACAATATCCCAATAACAATCCTGCAAATCCTCAAATCCTGGACATCCTGATTCAGACAAAATATCCACTTAATTCTGTCACAATCAAACAATATCCCAATAAAAATCCTGCAAATCCTCAAATCCCGGACATCCTGATTCAGACAAAAAAAAAGGGAACATCTGCTCTGTTCCCTCTGATCTTTGACACAACTACTGCTGTTTTAGACTTGAACTGCTAGTTTTGCTTCTGTAGCTGTCAACCGCTCATAAGCGGCACGCATTTTCAAACCTGTCAATACTTGGAATAAACCAGTACCATTGTTAGAACCTGGATATTCACGGTGTTGTAGTAACAAGTGAGTCATCTCACCTTGATATTTGGTGGATGTTTTGCTTAAATGAGTTTCGATGTAAATTACTTCATCGAGATTATCAAATTGACCGTCTACTTCTAAAACTGTGACGTAACGACCATAGTAAACATCAGAACCGTAGTAAAGCTGCATACCGGGGTAAGAACAGGTTAATTTGCGACCGCAAGGAGTCCACTGAATTGTTGAACCTTCATCAAACAGGTAACTTGGCTCAAAGCCTTCTTTATCTTCCCGTTGTAACATCCGTACCCGCAAAACTTTACGTTCTGTATCGTTTTTAATTAAGTTTGTAGGTAATACTTGCAGAACTACGTCAGCAAATTCTCTTTGGGGTTCGATGAATTTTTCAAAATCAGGTTTACGAGAATTGATTTGTGCGAGAACATCTTCATAGCGATGGCCTCTTTCAGCCATATCTCGTTGAATTTTCCAAGCAATTTTGACTTCATCACTGATATCAAAATAAACGCTGAAATCTAGCAATTCTCTTACTCGCTCATCATATAAAGGATGCAGTCCTTCTACTACGACAATATGATTTGGTTCAATCCACTCTGGTGGATCAATCATGCCAGTTTCGTGGTTATAAATCGGCTTACTTACTCCATGACCTTCTTTAAGAGCTTTAATTTGCTCATACATTAGGTCAAAATTATTGGCTCTAGGATCAAGTGCAGTTATCCCTGTTTCTTTACGTTGTATACGATCTAAACAATGATAGTCATCTAAACAGATAACTGTCATAAATTCTTCACCAAATAAATCAATCAACCGACGTAAAAACGTAGACTTACCGCACCCAGAGTCTCCAGCTACTCCAATTAGTACCACGCGTTCCGGCTTACTCATAAATTTCCTCTAAATACTAAATGTGTCAATCAATAATTTTTCTCACAGCAGATTTTGAATCTAGGAGCTTACCTCAACGGTATCGTCCTACGTTCTGGCTATCCAGCATAACGATGACAGATTGAAACGGATAACTTATACGCCTATAGCAGTTAATCGTCCTAATTAGCCTAATTTTATCGCTGGTAAGTATTTAATCTTAGTGTTGCACTAGATTTTAACAGAAGGGGGTGTACTCTCACAAGATTTACCTTGAGCAAAAAATCTAGTTCTTTATCAATTATCTGCTTAACATTCTGCCACAGATGATACAGTTTTTATAGTCATTAGTCATTAGTCATTAGTCATTGGTCATTGGTCATTAGTCATTAGTCATTAGTCATTAGTCATTAGTCATTAGTCATTCAATAGCGCAGCGTGGCGTAAGCCATACTGCTGACTGCTGCTGTTTGCACACTGTCATGGTATGCTAGAATGGCAAGCTAGGGTTACGTATCCAGACTAGGTTATAATACACGGTTTCGGGATATTTTCTGAATGAACAGCCTTGTTCTTATAGACGCAAAATTTTTACGGTATTATTCTACTGTAGAATATTTTTTATATGTCTCAGACGATGTAGTTCAAGAAAAAAAGATTAAAGTGATTCACTATTAACATTCTCCCTCAGACTTATCCTCTAATTTAGAAGGTGAGCAGGTGTGTTTTTTGCCATACCTACTGGTCTTGGGCGAGTGGACTGAGCAAGACATCATCATGAATGATGTCGTTTTCCCAAATGGCCAGTTTTGTGATCCGAAAATCCGGTAAACTGAACCTCGAATGAGGATGGGAATGATTTTTTTGATAAACGGTTAAGTAAATATCGGAGTGGTATAAGGAATGTACAATCAAGGTGCTGTTGAGGGTGCTGCCAGTATAGAATCAGGTAGCCGCGTCTTCGTTTACGAAGTTATGGGTTTGCGTCAGAGTGAAGAAACTGATCAAACCAACTACCCAATTCGTAAAAGTGGCAGTGTATTCATCAGAGTACCTTACAACCGCATGAATCAAGAAATGCGACGGATCACTCGCCTGGGCGGTAAAATTGTTGGTATCGAACCTCTTAAAGTTTTAGCTCTAGTCAACAGCAAAGTTGAATTGGCAACTGCTGACGTTACAGTTAGCACAGAAGTCAAAGCTGTTGAATTGGCAATTGCTGACGTTACAGTTAGCACAGAAGTTAAAGCTGTTGAATTGGCAACTGCTGACGTTACAGTTAGCACAGAAGTCAAAGCTGTTGAATTGGCAATTGCTGACGTTACAGTTAGCACAGAAGTTAAAGCTGAGGTAAATGTTAAGAATGAGGCACATGGTAAAGCCACACCTGTAAGTAATACTAGTGAAGCGAAAGGCTTTGCTAAAACACCTGGTAAGGAAAAAAAAGGTAACACCATGACTCAAGCAAAAGCTAAAAAAGATGCTCATATTGATGTTCCTGTGAACATTTATCGTCCTAATGCTCCGTTTATTGGTAAGTGTATCTCTAATGAAACTTTAGTTAAAGAAGGCGGAATTGGTATTGTTCAACACCTCAAGTTTGACCTGTCTGCTGGAAACTTGCGGTATTTAGAAGGTCAAAGTATCGGGATTATTCCCCCTGGTGTAGATAAGAACGGTAAGCCTGAAAAACTCAGACTTTATTCGATTGCTTCTACTCGTCACGGCGACAATCTAGATGATAAAACAATATCTTTGTGTGTTCGGCAGTTAGAGTACAAGCATCCAGAAACTGGTGAAACAGTTTACGGTGTTTGTTCTAGCTATTTGACTAAAATCAAACCCGGTGATGATGTCAAAATCACAGGTCCTGTTGGTAAAGAAATGTTGTTGCCTGAAGATCCTGAAGCTAATGTGATTATGTTGGCAACAGGTACAGGTATTGCGCCAATGCGGACTTACCTGTGGCGGATGTTTAAGGATGCAGAAAGAGCAGCTAATCCAGAATATCATTTTAAAGGATTTTCTTGGTTGCTGTTTGGTGTGCCAACATCTCCCAATATTCTCTATCAAGAGGAATTGGAAGCAATGCAAGCGAAATATCCTCAAAACTTCCGTCTCACCTATGCTATCAGCCGGGAACAAAATAATCCCACAGGTGGCAGAATGTACATCCAAGACCGTGTGGCCGAACACGCTGATGAATTGTGGCAGTTAATTAAAAACGAAAAAACTCACACTTACATCTGCGGTTTGCGCGGTATGGAAGAAGGCATTGACGCAGCTTTGAGTGCTGCTGCGGCCAAAGAAGGTGTAGTTTGGAGTGATTATCAAAAAGAAATGAAGAAAGCTCACCGCTGGCACGTAGAAACATACTAATTGGTCATTAGTCATTAGTCATTGGTCATTGGTCATTGGTTATTGGTCATTGGTCATTGGTTATTGGACAAATAACATAGGATAATCAGTAGGTAGGGCTTTGGCTCTGCCTACAATTGTTTTATTGAACTTAATGTGGGTGCAAAATCTGTGGCTGTCAAATTAGGAATACTTGGATTAGGTACAGTAGGAACGGGGACAGTACAACTGTTGCAAGACAAGGTAGGCCGTCATCCACTGTTACAGGAAATTGAAATCTATCGGGTGGGTGTGCGATCGCTCACTAAACCCCGGTCTGTAGAATTATCCTCAGAGGTGATAACTACAGATTTAGAAGCTATTGTTAATGATCCAGCCGTAGATATAGTTGTCGAGTTGTTGGGGGGATTAGAACCTGCAAAAACACTAATCCTAACAGCCCTAAAAAATGGTAAGCACGTTGTCACGGCTAATAAAGCCGTAATTTCTCGGTTTGGTGCAGAAATATTTACCGCTGCTAATGAAGCAGGTGTTTATGTGTTGCTAGAAGCAGCCGTTGGTGGTGGTATCCCTGTGATTCAACCCCTAAAGCAATCTTTAAGCGTTAATCGCATTAATGCTATAATAGGTATTGTCAATGGCACAACTAACTACATCCTTACTAGGATGCAAACAGAAGGTAGTGAATTTGATGATGTCCTAGCAGATGCTCAGAAATTAGGTTATGCTGAAGCTGACCCGACAGCAGATGTTGATGGTTTAGATGCAGGTGATAAAATTGCTATTTTGGCATCTTTAGGATTTGATGGGCGAATTAATCGTGAAGATGTTTATTGTGAAGGAATTAGCCAAGTTACAAAAACAGATATTACCTATGCTGCTAAATTAGGATTTGTCATTAAATTACTAGGCATAGCTCAACATTTAGATATAGATAACTCCCAGCTTTCCGTCAGAGTTCATCCTACCCTAGTCCCCCAAAATCATCCTTTAGCTAGTATCAATGGTGTTTATAATGCCATTCTGGTAGAGGGAGAACCCATTGGCCAGGTGATGTTATTCGGTCCTGGGGCTGGTGCGGGTGCTACCGCTAGTGCTGTATCATCAGATATATTAAATCTTGTCGCCACCCTAAAAACCAATACAACTAAACCAAATCCTCTCTTAGCTTGTAGACATCAACATTATTCGCAAATTACCCCCATTTCCGAGTTAGTAACCCGGTTTTATACCCGTTTCCTCAGCAAAGATCAAGCGGGAGTCATTGGCAGATTGGGAACTTGTTTTGGTAATTATGGCGTGAGTTTAGAGTCAGTAGTACAAACTGGCTTTCAGGGAGAACTCGCAGAAATTGTAGTTGTCACTCACAATGTCCGAGAAGGGGACTTTAGACAAGCTTTGGCAGAAATTCAAGCTATGGCATCAATAGACAGTATCCCCAGCGTTTTACGAGTGTTATAAACAAGCAAAATATCCCCGATTTCTTGAAGAAGTCGGGGATTTGTCATTCTATTATTAATTGACAACAAGATAGTTCTTCCTTATCAATTTTATGATAACATTTTTAAAATTGTTTGTCAATACCATAAATCTCTTTTTTCGGTTGGCGTTTTTGCGTTTTTTAGCGATACATCATGGGGTGATGATGTATACTTAACACGGCTTAATAATTTGATTCTGTGGGTAGGGGTTTAGCAGTGCTCATTGGTGTCAACTTAAGTTAAAAATGGCTTATCTGTTGGCTTCTACACCCGACAGGGAATCAATTCCCTGTCTAATAGCTCAAGTCTACTGAAGTAGACTAAAGATTTTCGAGTATTTAGTCATCTTTAGATGACTTTACCTATTAGACTGGGAATATGGCTTACGTCACGCTACCCTATCATTCCCAGACGGGATATAGGTTTTACGTTAAGTTGATACTTATGAGCAGTGCTAAACCCCTACAAATCTAGGTTTTTCGTAATTTTGTAAAAGTCCATGTCTCAACCGTGTTTAAATAAATCAGGAATACAGAGAATTTATTCCCTGTCTTCTAGCTAAAGTTCGTTTTAATTGAACAGGAAAGCACCACCAAAGAGGTTGCTACTTAGTCGGTTTTAACCGATTTGAGCTATTAGACAGGGAATTTATTCCCTGGCTCAAGTCTCTGATGACATCGAAATCAGAAATTATCCTATTTATAGAATAAATACCGCCAAAATAGTCGTTTTTAACCG
The window above is part of the Dolichospermum sp. DET69 genome. Proteins encoded here:
- a CDS encoding type II toxin-antitoxin system RelE/ParE family toxin yields the protein MNHFRISKLAEKDLEDIWIYLAQQNEILADQKIAQILDKFPMLAQFPNMGTKRDELQTGLRSFPVKPYIIFYTQNSASLEIVRIFHQSRDIENQFSDQ
- a CDS encoding phosphoribulokinase, producing MSKPERVVLIGVAGDSGCGKSTFLRRLIDLFGEEFMTVICLDDYHCLDRIQRKETGITALDPRANNFDLMYEQIKALKEGHGVSKPIYNHETGMIDPPEWIEPNHIVVVEGLHPLYDERVRELLDFSVYFDISDEVKIAWKIQRDMAERGHRYEDVLAQINSRKPDFEKFIEPQREFADVVLQVLPTNLIKNDTERKVLRVRMLQREDKEGFEPSYLFDEGSTIQWTPCGRKLTCSYPGMQLYYGSDVYYGRYVTVLEVDGQFDNLDEVIYIETHLSKTSTKYQGEMTHLLLQHREYPGSNNGTGLFQVLTGLKMRAAYERLTATEAKLAVQV
- a CDS encoding ferredoxin-NADP reductase, which gives rise to MYNQGAVEGAASIESGSRVFVYEVMGLRQSEETDQTNYPIRKSGSVFIRVPYNRMNQEMRRITRLGGKIVGIEPLKVLALVNSKVELATADVTVSTEVKAVELAIADVTVSTEVKAVELATADVTVSTEVKAVELAIADVTVSTEVKAEVNVKNEAHGKATPVSNTSEAKGFAKTPGKEKKGNTMTQAKAKKDAHIDVPVNIYRPNAPFIGKCISNETLVKEGGIGIVQHLKFDLSAGNLRYLEGQSIGIIPPGVDKNGKPEKLRLYSIASTRHGDNLDDKTISLCVRQLEYKHPETGETVYGVCSSYLTKIKPGDDVKITGPVGKEMLLPEDPEANVIMLATGTGIAPMRTYLWRMFKDAERAANPEYHFKGFSWLLFGVPTSPNILYQEELEAMQAKYPQNFRLTYAISREQNNPTGGRMYIQDRVAEHADELWQLIKNEKTHTYICGLRGMEEGIDAALSAAAAKEGVVWSDYQKEMKKAHRWHVETY
- a CDS encoding homoserine dehydrogenase, encoding MAVKLGILGLGTVGTGTVQLLQDKVGRHPLLQEIEIYRVGVRSLTKPRSVELSSEVITTDLEAIVNDPAVDIVVELLGGLEPAKTLILTALKNGKHVVTANKAVISRFGAEIFTAANEAGVYVLLEAAVGGGIPVIQPLKQSLSVNRINAIIGIVNGTTNYILTRMQTEGSEFDDVLADAQKLGYAEADPTADVDGLDAGDKIAILASLGFDGRINREDVYCEGISQVTKTDITYAAKLGFVIKLLGIAQHLDIDNSQLSVRVHPTLVPQNHPLASINGVYNAILVEGEPIGQVMLFGPGAGAGATASAVSSDILNLVATLKTNTTKPNPLLACRHQHYSQITPISELVTRFYTRFLSKDQAGVIGRLGTCFGNYGVSLESVVQTGFQGELAEIVVVTHNVREGDFRQALAEIQAMASIDSIPSVLRVL